Proteins encoded within one genomic window of Candidatus Brevundimonas colombiensis:
- a CDS encoding DUF3617 family protein — translation MNTSAEQKAAMSRPSLIDRLPKRALAVLAPVVAGGFMLASPAIAPAQTAAQSEVLPGYWEYTTNAVGQRDTEQKCVRPSEINRFFGGLSTNKWRCTYPTRVVGNGNARFEGTCQDHKGRRIAVRLNGTYTDTSFSFRGGAQLVRGTPYIPASITARRLAAQCPANAEYF, via the coding sequence ATGAACACCTCCGCTGAACAGAAGGCCGCCATGTCCCGTCCGTCGCTGATCGACCGTCTGCCCAAGCGGGCGCTCGCCGTCCTTGCCCCGGTCGTCGCCGGCGGCTTCATGCTGGCCTCGCCCGCCATCGCCCCCGCCCAGACGGCGGCTCAGTCCGAAGTCCTGCCCGGCTATTGGGAATACACCACCAACGCGGTGGGCCAGCGCGACACCGAACAGAAATGCGTGCGCCCCAGCGAGATCAACCGCTTCTTCGGCGGCCTGTCGACCAACAAGTGGCGCTGCACCTATCCGACGCGCGTGGTCGGCAACGGCAATGCACGGTTCGAGGGCACGTGTCAGGATCACAAGGGCCGCCGCATCGCCGTGCGCCTGAACGGAACCTATACCGACACCAGTTTCAGCTTCCGCGGCGGCGCCCAGCTGGTGCGCGGCACGCCCTACATCCCCGCCAGCATCACCGCGCGTCGCCTCGCCGCCCAGTGCCCGGCGAACGCGGAATATTTCTGA
- a CDS encoding ferredoxin family protein: MTYIVTDACVKCKFMDCVEVCPVDCFYEGENFLVIAPDECIDCGVCEPECPVDAIVPDTEDEPDGKWLQVNAEYAKVWPNITVKGTPPADREQYERETGKYEKYFSPKPGKGS, encoded by the coding sequence ATGACCTACATCGTCACCGACGCCTGCGTGAAATGTAAGTTCATGGACTGCGTCGAGGTGTGTCCGGTCGACTGCTTCTACGAGGGCGAGAACTTCCTGGTCATCGCGCCCGACGAATGCATCGACTGCGGCGTGTGCGAGCCGGAATGCCCCGTCGACGCCATCGTGCCCGATACCGAGGACGAGCCGGACGGCAAATGGCTTCAGGTCAATGCCGAATACGCCAAGGTCTGGCCCAACATCACCGTCAAGGGCACGCCTCCCGCCGACCGCGAACAGTACGAACGCGAGACCGGAAAATACGAGAAATACTTCAGCCCCAAACCGGGCAAGGGCTCCTGA
- a CDS encoding M1 family metallopeptidase has protein sequence MRIKALFAAVSLTALAACATAPRPAAPATRESTAFTLATDQPRTVEQRAMQFDKADLAIKVMPAEKAIDAVAVLDFTATAPLERLVVELDTLLTIASVQVDGVEVPADRWSNPEGRLMVALPRPLAVGQKTTLRIAYAGQPRVAPRAPWDGGFVWSTAPTGEPWIATAVQGEGCDIFWPCIDSPHGEPARVDLHITVPSDLSAPSNGRFLGKVDHGDGWTTWNWSAKSPNTYAIALNVGPYEAVTGDYRSRFGNTIPMTYWHLKSDAPEQVQALFAQFPKMLDFFEATVGPYPFGDEKMGVVETPHLGMEHQTINAYGNGYKIDGRGYDWLLQHEFAHEWFGNQLTNQNADDMWLHEGLGSYMQPLYARWLLGDRYMQRELADQREGLVNKYPVVSGAPKTEDEVYKGDVGPGNDIYSKGSLISHSLRMLIGDAAFHEAITRLVYGRPDPRPGNFAPLYRSTDDFLVIVNSVTGQDYGWFFRGYLYNAALPVLAETREGGMLRLEWTTGDGGPFPMPVEVEIDGRVQVVPMTGGHGRIAVPSGAHVLIDPLNKVLRQMDVIDELQASKAAH, from the coding sequence ATGCGCATCAAGGCTCTGTTCGCCGCCGTCAGTCTGACGGCCCTGGCCGCCTGTGCAACCGCCCCCCGACCCGCCGCCCCGGCGACGCGCGAATCGACGGCCTTCACCCTGGCCACGGATCAGCCGCGCACGGTCGAACAGAGGGCCATGCAGTTCGACAAGGCCGACCTGGCCATCAAGGTCATGCCCGCCGAAAAGGCCATCGACGCCGTCGCCGTCCTGGACTTCACCGCAACGGCGCCGCTGGAGCGGCTGGTGGTCGAGCTGGATACGCTGCTGACCATCGCCTCGGTGCAGGTGGACGGCGTGGAGGTTCCCGCCGACCGTTGGTCGAACCCCGAGGGGCGGCTGATGGTCGCCCTGCCCCGCCCGCTGGCGGTCGGTCAGAAGACAACCCTGCGCATCGCCTATGCCGGCCAGCCGCGCGTGGCGCCCCGCGCGCCGTGGGACGGCGGCTTCGTCTGGTCCACCGCCCCGACGGGCGAACCCTGGATCGCCACGGCCGTACAGGGCGAGGGCTGCGACATCTTCTGGCCCTGTATCGACAGCCCGCACGGTGAGCCGGCCCGCGTCGACCTGCACATCACCGTCCCGTCCGACCTGTCGGCGCCGTCCAATGGCCGCTTCCTGGGCAAGGTCGATCACGGCGATGGCTGGACCACCTGGAACTGGTCGGCGAAGTCGCCCAACACCTACGCCATCGCCCTGAACGTGGGCCCATACGAAGCGGTGACGGGCGACTATCGCAGCCGCTTCGGCAACACGATCCCGATGACCTACTGGCATCTGAAGTCGGATGCGCCGGAACAGGTCCAGGCCCTGTTCGCCCAGTTTCCCAAGATGCTGGACTTCTTCGAAGCGACTGTCGGCCCCTATCCGTTCGGCGACGAGAAGATGGGGGTGGTCGAGACGCCGCACCTGGGCATGGAGCACCAGACCATCAACGCCTATGGCAACGGCTACAAGATCGACGGTCGGGGCTATGACTGGCTGTTGCAGCACGAATTCGCCCACGAATGGTTCGGCAACCAGCTGACCAACCAGAACGCCGACGACATGTGGCTGCACGAAGGGCTGGGCAGCTATATGCAGCCCCTCTATGCGCGCTGGTTGCTGGGCGACCGCTACATGCAGCGCGAACTGGCTGATCAGCGCGAGGGGCTGGTCAACAAATATCCCGTCGTCTCGGGTGCGCCCAAGACCGAGGACGAGGTCTATAAGGGCGACGTCGGGCCGGGCAACGACATCTATTCCAAGGGGTCGCTGATCAGCCATAGCTTGCGGATGCTGATCGGCGACGCGGCCTTCCACGAGGCGATCACGCGACTGGTCTATGGCCGACCCGATCCGCGACCGGGCAATTTCGCGCCCCTGTATCGTTCCACCGACGACTTCCTGGTCATCGTCAACTCCGTGACGGGCCAGGACTATGGCTGGTTCTTCCGCGGCTATCTTTACAACGCCGCCCTGCCGGTGCTGGCCGAGACGCGCGAAGGCGGAATGCTGCGGCTGGAATGGACGACCGGCGACGGCGGCCCGTTCCCCATGCCGGTCGAGGTGGAGATCGACGGCCGCGTTCAAGTCGTGCCGATGACCGGCGGTCACGGGCGGATCGCGGTCCCGAGCGGCGCCCATGTCCTGATCGATCCGCTGAACAAGGTGCTGCGCCAGATGGACGTGATCGACGAACTTCAGGCCTCCAAGGCGGCGCATTAA
- a CDS encoding ATP-binding protein gives MSPDQGDRRVAAGFGALLSRYRTRTWLGGAVVAVLAVSAAMALRLALSPVAHFYYLPVMPAIMATALLGRRSSVSLAIVLAIIGCELVVRRDSLTDTLANAGLFVVVAWAVAETCFRLRAAMEAAQTLARDLARRELLLDSILTSTPIVTLDRDGRTRRVTQVAASLLGVTPSRALNQPFETLLPGFDAAAVQATQRSDGAARMLWRAPGGPNGEAALLTLGAHQLPPDAAPEHTVLTLTDQSQAEAARRRERELNDRLSSVWRLNSMGEMAATLAHELNQPLSAAAVYLHAGQADLARIGPAADPTVRTLDLAKSQVLRAGDIIRRMREMIANGSRAFTEERASQMIQDLQPVTALIGQDTGVAIRIETDDEDDQVLADRIQFQQALTNLIRNAVDAVIDRDDGQVTVIGRTLGPDGYDISVRDNGPGIPDAQMDHIFHPMISTKTGGMGLGLSVTRTIVESHGSALVVTRPKGGGACFTFRLSRPTESEAA, from the coding sequence ATGAGCCCTGATCAAGGCGACCGGCGCGTGGCGGCGGGCTTCGGTGCGCTGCTGAGCCGCTATCGCACCAGAACCTGGCTGGGCGGTGCCGTCGTGGCCGTTCTGGCGGTATCTGCGGCCATGGCCCTGAGGCTGGCGCTCTCGCCCGTGGCGCACTTCTATTATCTGCCGGTGATGCCGGCGATCATGGCCACGGCCCTGCTGGGGCGTCGGTCTTCGGTCAGCCTGGCCATCGTCCTGGCCATTATCGGATGCGAGCTGGTCGTGCGGCGCGACAGCCTCACCGACACCTTGGCCAACGCCGGGCTGTTCGTCGTCGTCGCCTGGGCGGTCGCGGAGACCTGCTTTCGGCTCAGGGCCGCGATGGAAGCGGCCCAGACCCTGGCGCGGGATCTGGCGCGACGCGAACTCTTGCTGGATTCCATCCTGACCTCGACGCCGATCGTGACGCTGGACCGGGACGGCCGCACGCGCCGGGTCACGCAAGTCGCGGCGTCCTTGCTGGGCGTGACGCCGAGCCGGGCGCTGAACCAGCCGTTCGAGACCCTGCTTCCCGGCTTCGACGCGGCGGCGGTTCAGGCGACGCAGCGGTCCGACGGGGCGGCGCGTATGCTGTGGCGCGCGCCGGGAGGGCCGAACGGCGAGGCGGCGCTGCTGACCCTCGGCGCCCACCAGTTGCCCCCTGACGCCGCCCCGGAACACACCGTCCTGACCCTGACGGACCAGAGTCAGGCCGAGGCGGCGCGCCGGCGCGAACGCGAACTGAACGACCGGCTGAGCAGCGTGTGGCGTTTGAACTCCATGGGCGAGATGGCCGCGACCCTGGCGCACGAGCTGAACCAGCCCCTCAGCGCCGCCGCCGTCTATCTGCATGCGGGCCAGGCCGATCTGGCACGGATCGGTCCCGCCGCTGATCCGACGGTGCGCACCCTCGACCTGGCCAAGTCCCAGGTTCTGCGCGCCGGCGACATCATCCGACGGATGCGCGAGATGATCGCCAACGGGTCGCGCGCCTTCACCGAGGAGCGGGCCTCCCAGATGATCCAGGATCTGCAGCCGGTGACCGCCTTGATCGGCCAGGACACGGGCGTCGCCATTCGCATCGAGACCGACGACGAGGACGATCAGGTGCTGGCCGACCGGATTCAGTTCCAGCAGGCCCTGACCAATCTGATCCGCAATGCAGTGGACGCGGTGATCGACCGCGACGACGGCCAGGTGACGGTGATCGGGCGGACGCTGGGACCAGACGGCTATGATATCTCGGTTCGCGACAATGGGCCCGGCATTCCCGATGCGCAGATGGACCATATCTTCCATCCGATGATCTCGACCAAGACGGGCGGCATGGGGCTGGGCCTGTCGGTGACCCGCACGATCGTCGAGAGCCACGGTTCAGCTCTGGTGGTCACCCGTCCGAAGGGCGGCGGGGCCTGTTTCACCTTTCGACTGTCGCGCCCAACCGAATCCGAGGCCGCATGA
- a CDS encoding response regulator encodes MTSHSVFIIDDDPAMRDALTLMLRGAGFRARAFASADDFLNDLPTEASACVVTDVRMPGVEGPELVRRLKSLRGDSWRVIVITGHADVPLAVQLMKAGVADFIEKPFDPQQILNSVGHCIASLSGLEAERAAREEMQARVASLTNRERQVFDALIDGCSNKEIALRLEISPRTVEIFRAKVMTKMQAPNLSTLVRIGMRLGDA; translated from the coding sequence ATGACCTCTCATTCCGTCTTCATTATCGACGACGATCCGGCGATGCGGGACGCGCTGACCCTGATGCTCCGGGGTGCGGGGTTTCGCGCCCGCGCCTTCGCCAGCGCCGACGATTTCTTGAACGACCTGCCGACCGAGGCCAGCGCCTGTGTCGTCACCGACGTGCGGATGCCGGGGGTCGAGGGCCCGGAACTGGTGCGGCGGCTGAAGTCGCTGCGTGGGGACAGCTGGCGGGTCATCGTCATCACCGGCCATGCCGACGTGCCCCTGGCTGTGCAGTTGATGAAGGCGGGCGTGGCGGACTTCATCGAAAAGCCGTTCGATCCCCAGCAGATCCTGAACAGTGTCGGCCACTGCATCGCCTCGCTGAGCGGACTGGAGGCCGAACGCGCGGCGCGCGAGGAGATGCAGGCTCGCGTCGCCTCCCTGACAAACCGCGAACGCCAGGTGTTCGACGCCCTGATCGACGGCTGCTCCAACAAGGAAATCGCCCTGCGTCTGGAGATCAGCCCGCGCACCGTCGAGATTTTTCGCGCCAAGGTGATGACCAAGATGCAGGCGCCGAACCTGTCGACCCTGGTGCGGATCGGAATGCGTTTAGGCGACGCTTGA
- a CDS encoding biliverdin-producing heme oxygenase, which produces MSASPILHALREATAAAHETLETEAGIEGRLAQIETRAAAVAAFYRFHAGLEPVSHPLVARLNAEVGGGFDPRSRADGIARDLAALGVVQPAAARVEGPASAGEALGWVYVAEGSMLGGRIIRRRLTAEGRGLEGLSFLDPYGDETGPRWRAFMTLLDQACAAGRADVDQIVKGGVDGFAFAHRILQPQEQEAAI; this is translated from the coding sequence ATGAGTGCTTCCCCCATCCTCCACGCCCTTCGGGAAGCCACAGCCGCCGCGCACGAGACGCTGGAGACCGAGGCCGGGATCGAGGGTCGTCTGGCGCAGATCGAAACCCGCGCGGCTGCGGTCGCGGCCTTTTATCGTTTTCACGCCGGCCTTGAGCCGGTCAGCCATCCGTTGGTCGCCCGACTGAACGCCGAGGTCGGCGGCGGTTTCGACCCCCGTTCGCGCGCGGACGGCATCGCCCGGGACCTGGCGGCCCTGGGCGTTGTGCAGCCGGCGGCGGCCCGCGTCGAGGGACCGGCCTCCGCCGGAGAGGCCCTGGGCTGGGTCTATGTGGCGGAAGGTTCGATGCTGGGCGGACGGATCATCCGCCGTCGTCTAACCGCCGAAGGACGCGGGCTGGAAGGCCTGAGCTTCCTGGATCCCTATGGCGACGAGACCGGCCCCCGCTGGCGCGCCTTCATGACCCTTCTGGATCAGGCCTGCGCCGCCGGCCGCGCCGATGTCGATCAGATCGTCAAGGGCGGCGTCGATGGCTTCGCCTTCGCGCACCGCATCCTGCAGCCGCAAGAGCAGGAGGCCGCCATTTGA
- the rpmB gene encoding 50S ribosomal protein L28 gives MSRRCELTGIGPMVGHNVSHSNIKTKRRFLPSLKTVKVNSEALGQTFSLRISNAALRTLDYKGGLDAFIVKARDEQLSIAAQRIKRQVRAKLAEQAAA, from the coding sequence ATGTCGCGTCGTTGCGAACTCACCGGTATCGGCCCCATGGTCGGCCACAACGTGAGCCACTCGAACATCAAGACCAAGCGCCGCTTCCTGCCGTCGCTGAAGACGGTCAAGGTCAATTCGGAAGCCCTGGGCCAGACCTTCAGCCTGCGGATCTCGAACGCCGCCCTGCGCACCCTGGACTACAAGGGCGGCCTGGACGCCTTCATCGTCAAGGCCCGCGACGAGCAGCTGTCGATCGCCGCCCAGCGCATCAAGCGCCAGGTTCGCGCCAAGCTGGCCGAGCAAGCCGCCGCCTAA
- a CDS encoding transglutaminase family protein: MKLRVRAELVYRFDPPTDAIYKIQVAHWPGQDIIEESLTFDPPVEFHEDQDVDFGARTLRCHVEGEVKLTYEALVDNGVLKGLPPDVSQHDWGELPAEVLPYLQPSRYCPSDQFGRFVAREFGETAGGARVLAILNWISEHVDYEHGVSDTETTAARTFIDRAGVCRDFTHLGMTLCRASGIPARAVSAFAHQLTPPDFHAIFEVWLDNGWWLVDATGLAPVEGLVRIACGRDAADIAFLTTQERCQMVRQSVTVSAA, from the coding sequence ATGAAACTGCGCGTGCGCGCCGAGCTCGTCTATCGTTTCGATCCGCCGACGGACGCCATCTACAAGATTCAGGTCGCCCACTGGCCGGGCCAGGACATCATCGAGGAAAGCCTGACTTTCGATCCGCCGGTCGAGTTTCATGAGGATCAGGACGTCGATTTCGGCGCCCGCACCCTGCGATGCCATGTCGAGGGCGAGGTCAAGCTGACCTACGAGGCCCTGGTGGACAATGGCGTTCTGAAGGGCCTTCCACCCGACGTGTCGCAACACGACTGGGGCGAGTTGCCGGCCGAGGTGCTGCCCTATCTCCAGCCCAGCCGCTATTGTCCGTCCGACCAGTTCGGCCGGTTCGTGGCGCGCGAGTTCGGCGAGACCGCCGGCGGCGCGCGGGTGCTGGCGATCCTGAACTGGATTTCCGAACACGTCGATTACGAGCATGGGGTGTCGGATACCGAAACGACGGCGGCGCGAACCTTCATCGATCGGGCGGGGGTGTGCCGCGACTTCACCCACCTGGGCATGACGCTGTGCCGGGCATCGGGCATTCCTGCGCGCGCCGTCAGCGCCTTCGCCCATCAGCTGACGCCGCCGGACTTTCACGCCATTTTCGAGGTCTGGCTGGACAATGGCTGGTGGCTGGTCGATGCGACGGGCCTGGCGCCGGTCGAGGGGCTGGTGCGGATCGCCTGCGGCCGCGACGCCGCCGACATCGCCTTTCTGACGACCCAGGAGCGGTGTCAGATGGTGCGCCAGTCGGTGACGGTGTCGGCGGCCTGA
- a CDS encoding helicase-related protein, with protein MSDRSAGLAPSRVTAVLGPTNTGKTHLAVERMLGHASGMIGLPLRLLAREIYERIVRQRGAAAVALITGEEKIVPPRPHYFVCTVEAMPLERSVEFLAIDEIQLVADPERGHVFTQRLLHARGRFETMFLGAGTMEPLIRRLVPDVEIVTRDRLSTLSYAGSKKLTRLPRRSAIVAFSTDRVYAIAELIRRQRGGAAVVMGSLSPRTRNAQVALYQSGEVDFLVATDAIGMGLNMDVDHVAFAGLRKFDGRRTRWLHAHEIGQIAGRAGRHLRDGTFGVTAEAEDLDPDLVEQVVEHRFDPVEAAEWRNARLDFDTLPDLLRSLTVTPGRSGLSLTAEALDETLLRRLIKDEEIARIGRSRGAIMRLWEACQLPDFQKTTLDEHSRLAKDVFHALTGKRGRLTDDWMAPRFAFVDRDDGQIDQLSARLSAVRTLSYIANRPDWVHDAQGWRDRTRALEDRLSDVLHERLTARFVDRRTTALMRALNVRDDTFAGVADDGEVTVEGQVVGQLDGVRFQMEKGSSALEDRTLRQAAVRAVTPEINRRLGRLAAEPDEAFSITPDGAVLWRGVLTAQVTATPQGADPFSPAARLLGDLGPTPARERAQRRIEAWLASEAGRALRDLRRLRQAVETGALKGLPRGIAFRLIEAGGLIDRREVERDLAALSQVERRTLRSFAIRVGVHSVWLPGLQKPRARHFAQAFVAAPLIPATPDLIPAPVETPSPRLLSAHGLRLAGRWLAPVETLEKMAELRAANHGRLSEEALTELGWRDDQAKQVIAALKTERARQPDKPGVPPKPVKDSPFAALAALTETPPARPERRRPRRRAKA; from the coding sequence ATGAGCGACCGGTCCGCAGGCCTGGCCCCCTCCCGCGTCACAGCGGTCCTGGGCCCCACCAACACCGGCAAGACCCATCTGGCGGTCGAGCGGATGCTGGGTCACGCCTCGGGCATGATCGGCCTGCCGCTGCGGCTGCTGGCGCGCGAGATCTATGAGCGGATCGTGCGTCAGCGGGGGGCCGCCGCCGTCGCCCTGATCACTGGCGAGGAGAAGATCGTCCCGCCGCGCCCCCACTATTTCGTCTGCACCGTAGAGGCCATGCCGCTGGAACGGTCGGTCGAGTTCCTGGCCATCGACGAGATCCAGCTGGTCGCGGACCCCGAGCGCGGCCATGTCTTCACCCAGCGGCTGCTGCACGCGCGCGGCCGGTTCGAGACCATGTTCCTGGGCGCCGGGACCATGGAGCCGCTGATCCGCCGCCTGGTCCCGGATGTGGAGATCGTGACGCGCGACCGGCTGTCCACCCTGTCCTATGCCGGGTCCAAGAAGCTGACCCGCCTGCCCCGCCGCAGCGCCATCGTCGCCTTCTCCACCGATCGGGTTTACGCCATCGCCGAACTGATCCGGCGCCAGAGGGGCGGGGCCGCCGTGGTGATGGGCAGCCTGTCGCCCCGCACCCGCAACGCCCAGGTGGCCCTGTATCAGTCAGGCGAGGTCGATTTCCTGGTCGCGACCGACGCCATCGGCATGGGGCTGAACATGGATGTGGACCATGTGGCCTTTGCGGGACTGAGGAAGTTCGACGGGCGCCGCACCCGCTGGCTGCACGCCCATGAGATCGGCCAGATCGCCGGGCGGGCGGGCCGACACCTGCGCGACGGCACCTTCGGCGTCACGGCCGAGGCCGAGGACCTGGACCCCGATCTGGTGGAGCAGGTGGTCGAGCATCGGTTCGATCCGGTCGAAGCGGCGGAATGGCGCAACGCCCGGCTGGATTTCGACACCCTGCCCGACCTTTTGCGATCGCTGACGGTGACACCGGGGCGTTCGGGTCTCAGCCTGACGGCCGAGGCGCTGGACGAGACCCTGCTGCGCCGCCTGATCAAGGACGAGGAGATCGCCCGCATCGGCCGGTCGCGCGGGGCGATCATGCGGCTGTGGGAGGCGTGCCAGCTGCCGGACTTCCAGAAGACGACGCTGGATGAACACAGCCGTCTGGCCAAGGACGTGTTCCACGCTTTGACCGGCAAACGCGGGCGGCTGACCGACGACTGGATGGCGCCGCGCTTCGCCTTCGTGGACCGCGACGACGGCCAGATCGACCAGTTGTCGGCGCGGCTGTCGGCGGTGCGCACCCTGTCCTACATCGCCAATCGGCCCGACTGGGTCCACGACGCCCAAGGCTGGCGCGACAGGACCCGCGCGCTGGAGGACCGGCTGTCCGACGTGCTGCACGAACGGCTGACCGCGCGGTTTGTGGATCGGCGCACCACCGCCCTGATGCGCGCCCTGAACGTGCGCGACGATACGTTCGCAGGCGTGGCCGACGACGGCGAGGTGACGGTCGAGGGGCAGGTGGTGGGTCAGTTGGACGGCGTTCGCTTCCAGATGGAGAAGGGGTCGTCGGCGCTGGAGGACCGGACCCTGCGTCAGGCCGCCGTGCGGGCCGTGACGCCCGAGATCAACCGCCGCCTGGGCCGTCTGGCGGCGGAGCCGGATGAGGCCTTTTCCATCACGCCCGACGGCGCGGTGCTGTGGCGCGGCGTGCTGACGGCTCAGGTCACGGCGACGCCGCAGGGCGCCGATCCGTTTTCGCCCGCCGCCCGCCTGTTGGGCGATCTGGGTCCGACACCCGCCCGCGAGCGCGCCCAGCGCCGCATCGAAGCGTGGCTGGCGTCCGAGGCCGGGCGGGCGCTGCGTGATCTGCGCCGCCTGCGTCAGGCGGTCGAGACCGGCGCCCTGAAGGGCCTGCCGCGCGGCATCGCCTTCCGTCTGATCGAGGCCGGGGGCCTGATCGACCGGCGCGAGGTCGAGCGCGATCTGGCGGCGCTGAGCCAGGTGGAGCGGCGCACCCTGAGAAGCTTCGCCATCCGCGTCGGCGTCCATTCCGTCTGGCTGCCGGGCCTGCAGAAACCTCGCGCCCGACATTTCGCGCAAGCCTTCGTCGCCGCGCCCCTGATCCCGGCGACGCCCGACCTGATCCCCGCCCCGGTCGAGACGCCCTCGCCGCGCCTGTTGTCGGCCCACGGCCTGCGTCTGGCGGGCCGCTGGCTGGCGCCGGTCGAGACACTGGAAAAGATGGCCGAGTTGCGCGCCGCCAATCACGGACGGTTGTCGGAGGAAGCCCTGACCGAACTGGGCTGGCGCGACGATCAGGCGAAACAGGTCATCGCCGCCCTGAAGACCGAACGCGCCCGCCAGCCGGACAAGCCGGGCGTCCCGCCCAAGCCGGTGAAGGATTCGCCGTTCGCGGCGCTGGCGGCCCTGACGGAGACGCCGCCCGCACGGCCCGAACGCCGCCGCCCGCGTCGAAGGGCCAAGGCTTGA
- a CDS encoding RNA-binding S4 domain-containing protein, with translation MSEEACRIDIWLWRARFVKTRGLAADLVERGAVRLTHHGRETRLDKPSRCVHVGDLLTFAQNGRVVSLRVEALGERRGPAEEARTLYSLTH, from the coding sequence TTGAGCGAGGAGGCCTGTCGCATCGACATCTGGCTGTGGCGCGCGCGGTTCGTGAAGACGCGGGGGCTGGCCGCCGATCTGGTCGAGCGCGGCGCGGTGCGGCTGACCCACCACGGGCGCGAGACGCGTCTGGACAAGCCCAGTCGCTGCGTCCACGTCGGCGACCTGCTGACCTTCGCCCAGAACGGGCGCGTCGTCAGCCTGCGGGTGGAGGCGTTGGGCGAAAGGCGCGGACCGGCCGAAGAGGCCCGCACCCTCTATTCACTCACACACTAA
- a CDS encoding YceI family protein has product MRTPFMKYALAGALALSLAAGGAVVAQAALTKNPAEVTAGNYDLESSHGKITWSVNHFGLSTYTGQFVNVKAQLKLDPANPSASTLTATIPLADVAPNDDRLKAHLQTADFFDTAAHPTATFVSRSVTVDPSDANAATVVGDLTLKGVTKPVTIKVQFNGAGTVMGAYKAGFDGEATIKRSDFGINYALPAVSDDVQLHIEGEFVVQK; this is encoded by the coding sequence ATGCGCACTCCCTTCATGAAATACGCGCTCGCGGGCGCCCTGGCGCTCAGCCTCGCCGCTGGCGGCGCCGTGGTCGCTCAGGCCGCCCTGACCAAGAACCCCGCGGAAGTCACCGCAGGGAATTACGACCTGGAATCCAGCCACGGCAAGATCACCTGGTCGGTCAACCACTTCGGCCTGTCGACCTATACGGGCCAGTTCGTGAACGTGAAGGCTCAGCTGAAGCTGGACCCGGCCAATCCGTCGGCCTCGACCCTGACGGCCACGATCCCGCTGGCCGACGTGGCGCCGAACGACGACCGTCTGAAGGCCCACCTGCAGACCGCTGACTTCTTCGACACCGCCGCCCACCCGACCGCGACCTTCGTCTCGCGTTCCGTGACGGTCGATCCGTCCGACGCGAACGCGGCCACGGTGGTCGGCGACCTGACGCTGAAGGGCGTGACCAAGCCCGTCACCATCAAGGTTCAGTTCAACGGCGCCGGAACCGTTATGGGCGCCTACAAGGCCGGGTTCGACGGTGAAGCGACCATCAAACGCTCGGACTTCGGCATCAACTACGCCCTGCCGGCTGTGTCCGACGACGTGCAGTTGCACATCGAAGGCGAGTTCGTGGTTCAGAAGTAA
- a CDS encoding CarD family transcriptional regulator codes for MTSKTGLEFKVGDAVVYPAHGVGKVAAIETQEVAGMSLEVYVVTFDHEKMTLRVPTKKAVTAGLRSLAADDVVTKALTTLKGRARIKRTMWSRRAQEYEAKINSGDLISIAEVVRDLHRADTQPEQSYSERQLYESALDRMAREVAAANKIDKDAAVELLAKSLSAKKPIPTAEAA; via the coding sequence ATGACGAGCAAGACTGGTCTGGAGTTCAAGGTTGGCGACGCGGTCGTCTATCCGGCGCACGGCGTCGGCAAGGTCGCCGCGATCGAGACGCAGGAAGTCGCCGGCATGTCGCTGGAAGTCTATGTCGTGACCTTCGACCACGAGAAGATGACTCTGCGCGTCCCGACCAAGAAGGCCGTGACGGCGGGCCTGCGCTCGCTGGCCGCCGACGACGTCGTGACCAAGGCCCTGACCACCCTGAAGGGCCGCGCGCGCATCAAGCGCACCATGTGGTCGCGTCGCGCCCAGGAATATGAAGCCAAGATCAACTCGGGCGACCTGATCTCCATCGCCGAAGTGGTCCGCGACCTGCACCGCGCCGACACCCAGCCGGAACAGTCCTATTCGGAGCGTCAGCTCTATGAATCGGCCCTGGACCGCATGGCCCGCGAAGTCGCCGCCGCCAACAAGATCGACAAGGACGCCGCCGTCGAACTGCTGGCCAAGTCGCTCAGCGCCAAAAAGCCGATCCCGACCGCCGAAGCCGCCTAA